The following are from one region of the Bacteroidota bacterium genome:
- a CDS encoding O-antigen ligase family protein, protein MVDYLKRYFEFILVSLAWVVAGVYINDFLALGLACGSLVLYNYKARYSEMIMSLILVCALSDNRHYSMSWTLDTKNVMMVLMAVFYLLNRKLFTHPNKFFWAFIPMFMVALFLVYRSPDPFKSFQKTMSYALFFICIPPYFFKLFEEKGFQFLRDFIFFAIGLLCLGLVYAVVRPDLAYLIGRYNGILGNPNGIGIFCDVVFFAFFIVNDKYPDLFSKVERQFIYGVIIISLLLSGSRTGIMSIFILLLFARFHKLSPYYGFALLIFIGISYQMFTDNITVILRDLGLEKSFRSETVESGSGRFVAWQFAWLHIQENYLLGMGWDYDNYLFDKYREVLSKLGHNGGVHNIVLGFWLSLGAVGLVCFIFGFIRSYLLVFNKNRLALPFMYAVLFSTTFEAWLMGSLNPFTVFWIFTFAFFNYEYQFQPKARTVPVL, encoded by the coding sequence ATGGTAGATTATCTTAAACGTTATTTCGAATTTATTCTGGTTTCGCTTGCATGGGTTGTGGCAGGAGTTTATATAAACGACTTCCTTGCGCTTGGCCTTGCCTGTGGTTCGTTGGTCTTGTATAATTACAAAGCACGCTACTCAGAAATGATAATGAGCCTGATACTTGTTTGCGCCCTTAGCGATAACCGACACTATTCAATGAGCTGGACATTAGACACCAAAAATGTAATGATGGTGCTGATGGCTGTTTTTTATTTACTTAATCGAAAATTGTTTACCCATCCCAATAAATTCTTTTGGGCTTTTATTCCCATGTTTATGGTAGCGTTATTCCTGGTGTATCGCAGCCCCGATCCTTTTAAAAGTTTTCAGAAAACAATGAGTTATGCATTGTTCTTTATTTGCATTCCGCCATACTTTTTTAAACTATTTGAAGAAAAGGGTTTTCAGTTTCTCCGCGACTTTATCTTTTTCGCTATCGGTTTGCTTTGCCTTGGATTGGTGTATGCAGTGGTGCGCCCCGATTTGGCTTATCTCATAGGAAGGTACAATGGAATTCTTGGCAATCCCAATGGAATAGGGATTTTTTGTGATGTGGTATTTTTTGCCTTCTTTATTGTTAATGACAAGTATCCTGATTTGTTTTCGAAAGTTGAAAGGCAGTTTATTTATGGAGTAATAATAATTAGCTTACTTCTTTCAGGTTCGCGCACCGGTATCATGTCCATTTTTATCCTGCTGTTGTTTGCACGATTTCATAAGCTATCTCCATACTATGGTTTTGCTTTACTTATTTTTATAGGTATTTCTTATCAGATGTTTACAGATAACATAACAGTTATCTTGCGAGACCTGGGCCTCGAAAAATCGTTCCGTAGCGAAACCGTAGAAAGTGGCAGTGGCCGGTTTGTGGCCTGGCAGTTTGCCTGGTTGCATATTCAGGAAAACTATTTGTTGGGAATGGGATGGGATTACGATAATTATCTTTTTGATAAATACCGCGAAGTCTTGAGCAAGTTAGGGCATAATGGTGGAGTACATAATATAGTACTTGGTTTTTGGCTCAGCCTTGGTGCCGTTGGTTTGGTATGTTTTATTTTTGGATTTATTCGCTCATACCTTCTCGTTTTTAATAAAAATAGGCTGGCATTGCCTTTTATGTATGCTGTTTTGTTTTCTACTACATTCGAAGCCTGGTTAATGGGATCACTCAATCCGTTTACTGTGTTTTGGATTTTTACCTTTGCTTTTTTTAATTATGAATACCAATTCCAACCGAAAGCGCGCACTGTTCCTGTATTATGA